One Bacillus sp. (in: firmicutes) genomic window, ACATAAGGTACAAACTGCAAAACATATTCAGTTTACTAAAAAAATGGCTAGAAATTACAAATAGGCCGACTCCATTATACGAGCCAGCCCTAATTTCATGTAGTTACTTTTGCTCCACTTGCTGAACCGGTGCTACTTTCCAAGAAGAAAGGTCAGGATGTTCTTTTAACACCAACTGTTTTGGAAAAATAAATGTCCAAGGTTTACTTGTATTGGCTTTCACGACTAAATCATTTAACTTAAAACCACCTTTGGCAACAACATCTCCTTTGGCGTCATAAACCATTAAAGGTAATTGTTGTATTGTAAGATGCTTATGGCTACCATTTCGAATGAGTAGTGAAACGTGGAGATTGCCTTCCGAATCGAATTGGGATTGAATCCCCATGAAATTCACTTCACCAGGCTTTGGCGGCGTTAAATTTTTCACCAGTTCCTCTAGCTTTTCTTTTTCCGTATCGGCTAAGCTTTTTTCCCAGCTTTCTTCTAGGTCGAGAGTATGAGGCTTTTTCTTCGGTTGCAATTCAAACGCTAGCTTCCAATCGGTTTGCGGAAACTCCGTAGCCAATAAATGCTCTTTTTCAAAAACAAACTGCCATGGTCGACTACTTTCGGCAGGAATTTCCCCTAACACGGACAAGTCAAACACTTTACGGCCAAGCTTTTCCCCGTCTGGTCCAATAAGTAGAAGCGGAGTGACACCGAGCTTAATCGCTTTTGGTAAACTATTTCGAACGAAGGCCGTCACGATGACGCTTTCGTTCACTTTCTTAAGCTCAACACCAGCTATCGAGAGCTGATTTTCCTTTAACGGTGTCAGTTCGTTATTTAAAAACTGAAAATAATACTTTTCTTCTGGACTCACTTGCATATCAGGATGAAACGATAATTTCGTCTTCACTGCTTTTGATTCATTACCATTCGTGCTTTGTTCTTCTTCTAACAGTTCATTTGATTCGATGGTACTATCTTGTCCTTGCTTCACTAATTGATCTTCTCTTCGTTTAAAAAAGCGTAGCATGTTCATACCTCCTAAAAGGAAAGGGAATAGAGCAATCCTCTAGTTCCCTTTCTCCTCTTCTTGTTTTCGTTCCATTTCTAACGAATAAATTAAGTTTCCGACTTGATGGCTAACGTCCCGTTCGATTTGATAATACATGTAAGTGAATAGTTCCAATCCTTCGCGTTGATATTGACGCATCGGATCTTCTTGACTATAGCTGCGAAGACCAATTCCCTCTTTCAATTTTTCCATCGCGTCAATATGTTGCAGCCAGTGATGATCGGTTACACTCAGCAAGAAACGTCTTACGGATTGGACAGTGCTGTCTGTGTCTAAATATCTTTCTAATAGCTCTAGATATTTGTCTAATTGTTTCTGAGCGATTTTCTTCATTTCTTTTTTATCCAACTCGTCCGTTTCAAACGAAAAGTTTGCAAACGGAATCGCTTTATTTAACTGCTCACTTAAGTGTTTTAAGTTCCAAGCTTCTGGTTCTTCATCGTCAGGGCACGTCCGATCAAATTCAGCATCCACGTAAGACGTAATCATTTTTTTCGTAATCGTTAAAAGATCATCGGACTTGAGCAGCTTGTTTCGTAAATCGTAAATGGTGTTACGCTGTACGCTTAAGACATCATCTAGTTTTAAGTTGTATTCACGAATCGAGAAGTTGACTCCTTCGCAAATACGCTGCACGCGGTCGACAAACTCTAAGATGTCTTTGTTTAAAATTTCCCCGTCATCGGCTACTTTAAGGGACGGTTTCAATTTTTCTAAGTCTTCACTGGCGTAACGCTTAAACATATCGTCTTCAAGGGAAATATAAAATTGCGAAACTCCTGGGTCCCCTTGACGACCGGAGCGACCTTTTAATTGATTGTCGATCCGGCGCGATTCATGTCGTTCAGTACCGAGCACGAACAAGCCACCTAATTCTTTAACCCCTTCCCCAAGCATAATGTCTGTTCCGCGCCCGGCCATGTTGGTTGCGACAGTAATTTGTCCTTTTTGACCGGCAAGTGAAATCAGTTGGACCTCTTGTTCGATACTTTTCGCGTTTAACAGCTCAAACGAAAGCCCTTCTTTTTTCAAATATTCTCCGACTTTTTCCGACTGTAAAATGGACGTTGTTCCAACAAGGACCGGTTGCCCCGTCTGATGAATTTCCTTCACTTTTTTCGCCACTGCTTTGTATTTGGCGTCTATCGAGATAAACACTTTGTCTGGAAGGTCTTTTCGAATCACCGGTTTATTCGTCGGAACTTGAATGACATCCATACCATATAGCTCTTGGAACTCTTTTTCTTCTGTTTTCGCAGTACCGGTCATCCCTGCAAGCGTTGGGTACAGACGGAAGAAGTTTTGAATCGTAATGGATGCTTGGGTTTTGTTTTCTTCAGTCACCTCAAGCCCTTCTTTCGCCTCAATGGCTTGATGAAGACCGTTACTTAACGTACGACCTTCCATCGGGCGTCCAGTGAACATATCGATGAGCAGCACTTTTCCGTCTTTAACAATATAATCGACATCCCGTTGGAACATCACTTGTGCTCGTAACGCTTGGATGACGTAGTGATAAAGCGTTTGATGCTCAACGTCGTACAGATTATCAATATCGAATCCACGTTCAATTTTCGAAATTCCTTCGTCAGTAAAATTAACCGTCTTCGTTTCAATGTCGTAAATATAGTCGACCCCTTCTTTAAACGTCCGAATGATGCGGGCGCATAAATAGCTTAATTCGGAGCTTACTCCGGTTTTCCCCGCAATAATGAGCGGTGTTTTCGCTTCATCAATAAGAACGCTGTCTACTTCGTCAATAATGGCGTAATGGAACGGTCGTTGGACACGCTGACGAAGATCATACACCATATTGTCCCGAAGATAGTCAAAACCAAATTCGTTACCGATTCCATATGTAATATCTGCTTCATAGGCGAGTTTCTTTTGCTCCGGTGGCATGAGCGGTAAGTTCAGTCCAACCGTTAGCCCTAAAAATTCGTGAATTTGTCCAATAAGGTCACGGTCGCGACGTGCTAAGTATTCGTTGACCGTAATGACGTGAACCCCTTTTCCTTCTAACGCACGCAAATAGCTTGGAAGGGAGGCGACTAACGTTTTTCCTTCCCCGGTTGG contains:
- a CDS encoding accessory Sec system S-layer assembly protein gives rise to the protein MLRFFKRREDQLVKQGQDSTIESNELLEEEQSTNGNESKAVKTKLSFHPDMQVSPEEKYYFQFLNNELTPLKENQLSIAGVELKKVNESVIVTAFVRNSLPKAIKLGVTPLLLIGPDGEKLGRKVFDLSVLGEIPAESSRPWQFVFEKEHLLATEFPQTDWKLAFELQPKKKPHTLDLEESWEKSLADTEKEKLEELVKNLTPPKPGEVNFMGIQSQFDSEGNLHVSLLIRNGSHKHLTIQQLPLMVYDAKGDVVAKGGFKLNDLVVKANTSKPWTFIFPKQLVLKEHPDLSSWKVAPVQQVEQK
- the secA2 gene encoding accessory Sec system translocase SecA2, with product MLTLIKNIVGNSQERKLKKYEKIVHEINRLEPEMEKLSNEELRHKTIEFKNRLANGETIFDIQAEAFAVVREAAKRTLGMRHFDVQLIGGLVLAEGNIAEMPTGEGKTLVASLPSYLRALEGKGVHVITVNEYLARRDRDLIGQIHEFLGLTVGLNLPLMPPEQKKLAYEADITYGIGNEFGFDYLRDNMVYDLRQRVQRPFHYAIIDEVDSVLIDEAKTPLIIAGKTGVSSELSYLCARIIRTFKEGVDYIYDIETKTVNFTDEGISKIERGFDIDNLYDVEHQTLYHYVIQALRAQVMFQRDVDYIVKDGKVLLIDMFTGRPMEGRTLSNGLHQAIEAKEGLEVTEENKTQASITIQNFFRLYPTLAGMTGTAKTEEKEFQELYGMDVIQVPTNKPVIRKDLPDKVFISIDAKYKAVAKKVKEIHQTGQPVLVGTTSILQSEKVGEYLKKEGLSFELLNAKSIEQEVQLISLAGQKGQITVATNMAGRGTDIMLGEGVKELGGLFVLGTERHESRRIDNQLKGRSGRQGDPGVSQFYISLEDDMFKRYASEDLEKLKPSLKVADDGEILNKDILEFVDRVQRICEGVNFSIREYNLKLDDVLSVQRNTIYDLRNKLLKSDDLLTITKKMITSYVDAEFDRTCPDDEEPEAWNLKHLSEQLNKAIPFANFSFETDELDKKEMKKIAQKQLDKYLELLERYLDTDSTVQSVRRFLLSVTDHHWLQHIDAMEKLKEGIGLRSYSQEDPMRQYQREGLELFTYMYYQIERDVSHQVGNLIYSLEMERKQEEEKGN